The DNA segment agggagggagggggctaagATACAGGGGAGGGGGATTAagacagaggagggagggggattaagacacagaggagggagggggttaaGACACAGAGGAGGGAGCTAAGACACAGAGGAGGGAGCTAAGACacagaggagggaggaagggaaggggttaagacacagaggagggagggaaggggttgAGACACGGAAGGAGGGGTTAAGACACGAGGGGGAGGGAGATTAAGATACAGGGGAGGGGGTTAAGacacagaggagggagggagggaggggttaagacacagaggagggagggaggggttaaGACACAGAGGAGGGGGCTAAGacacagaggagggagggagggggttaagacacagaggaggaagggagggggattAAGACACAGGAAGGAGGGGGGATTAAGACAcagaggaaggagggaagggATTAAGACAcagaggaaggagggaagggATTAAGACACAGGAGGGAGGGGGTTAAgacacaggagggagggaggggattaagacacagaggagggagggtgggaggcgGTTAAGtcacagaggagggagggagggtattAAGGCACAGAAGAGGGAGGGGGTTAAGacacagaggagggagggaggggattaAGACACACGGGAGGGGGAGGGCTGCTTATGGTGTTTAAACCGAGCGCTTCATTCCGTGCTCCGCTCCCAGCTGCTGCAAACACTGGAGCAGGAGGCGTGCGGCTCCTTTCACCGCCGGGCTCGTTGCTCTTTTAAGGGGAGTTCCCACCCTCCCCGATCACATGGTGACTGCTTAAACCGGCGAGACCCCgactatagagagagagagagagcggatcgaGGATCCAAATCAGCCCGGAGCGCCGAGCTGCTGCAACAACTGCTAAGTGCTGGGGGCTGGGGGTGGAAGCGGGAAGAGCCCGAGGATCGGCATCAGCCCCCCGTCggcgggggagcggggagagagccgatctctctctctctctctcggacagGACGATGCGAGACGGTCGGAGCTGCCGGCCGGccggagaggaggggatgggagCAAGGGGAGCCCGGCTCACCAGCCTGAAGATGTGGGGAGCGGGGGCGTGAGTCCTGAGCTCCCGGGGATTAGCGACCCGCCGAGAGACCGCACAACCAACCCACCGACCCGACCCGACCCAGCGACCCACCCTCACTGGCTTGGCCGGGATGAGGGTCCTGCTGCCCGCCctggctctgctctctctcctggGCTTGTTGGGCTTCTCCTTGGAGCCGGGCGGGAAGCCCCTCGGCGCCGTCTCCTCCTCTGCCCCGGCCAAGGCTAAAAGTTTCCGAACTCTTCTCGCCGTCTCCCTGAGCCCGGAggccgggaggaggaggaggaggaggagcaggaggagcagcgcCCCCCGAGCCCAGGGCAGGGACTGGGCTCCGCCGCCGCCGCCAGCCGGCCGCTCCAGCCGGCCGCTCCGGGGTGGCACGGTGCAGCTGGCCGATGTGGTTGACCGGGGTGTGTTCTGGAGCGATCGGGTGGATCGCACTCCGCCCGCCGGGTTTTCCGAACTCCACGTCAAGCGCTGGCAGCTGAAAGCCCGCTCCTCCCGCCTGGTGTCCTTGGAGAGAGGCTGCGGGAGGATGTCCAACAGGCTGGCCAGCTTCTCGGATGGCACCCGAGCCTGCCTCAGGTATGGCATCAACCCGGACCAGGTGCTGGGCGAGACCCTCTCCTTCTATCTCTCCAGGCTCCTGGGCATTCGCAACGTCCCCGCCCTGGCGCTGTCCAGGGTCAACACCAACGCCGAGCAGTGGCTGAGGGTCAGGCAGGATGTCCAAGGGTCGCAGTGGGCGGACAAAACCATCGTGAGCCTCACGGAATGGATCAGCAACCTCACCGACGTGGTGACCCCTCCATCTCTACGGACGGAAAGAAGGAGGCTGCACCCCTTGGCTGAAGATCTGGCCAACGTGACCGGCCAGGAGGTCCTGGAGCTGGTGCAGTGGTCCGACCTCATCCTTTTTGACTACCTGACCGCCAACTTTGACAGACTGGCCAGCAACCTCCTCAGCCTGCAGTGGGACTCCAGGGTAATGGAGAGGTCGACCAATAATCTCCACCGAACCGCCAAGGGGGCTCTGGTCTTCATCGACAACGAGGCGGGGCTGGTGCACGGGTACCGGGTGCTGCCCATGTGGGACCGATACCACGAGTCGTTGCTGAGGATGCTGTGCATCTTCCGCAAGGAAACCGCCAGGAAAATCGCCGAGCTCCACAAGTCGCAAAACGCTGCCGGCCAGTTGTTGGACCTGTACAGGGCCAGTGAGCCCCTGGCCCCTCAGATGGGATTCCTGTCTGAGGAACACGCTCAGATGGTGCAGAGCAGGACTGACCGTTTGTATAAACATATACTGCAGTGTAAAGCTAAATACAGTAAATAAGtttttatggattttttttttgtttgaaaatttCCCCAGAGTTTCCCACTTGAGTTAACCCCTTATGTCATTGACTGGAAGGGCAACAAGGTGTTCTGGCCCCTGTGGGTGATATTAACCAAAAGACCACCAGGAGGTGCCCTTGAACAAAGTGGAAAGAGATGCCTCCTTCAGCAGTTCTCCCTCCCCTTGATAACCAAACTGGTTCCTCCTGACCTGGTTTGTGAGGGGGTGGGAACGGTGTGTGGGAAACCTGATTTGAATATTGGTGAAGACTGGGGTTGGAAGCTGAGCATCCAGCAGAGGCACCTGTGCTGTAGGGTGCAGGCTAGCTGAGCCGGGCACAATGGTCCAGATACAGGAAATCAAGAAGAGAAGCGTAAAGGGATTCCTATTCAAACAGCGTGTGCAGAGAATCAGCAATTTTTTCTGTAATATATCTTGGCTGCTTTATATGACTTATTGTGACACTGGGGCTGAAATCCGTCTTGGGCAGTAGtgcatcagcagcccgttttataacCCCACACCATTCTCTTCTCCATTGACCTGGAGttaccgattcgctatcgcctgttttacccTACCACCAAGACTGATTTCACTCTGCATTGTATTTTTAAACACGAGTGTACATCATTCCCTTGCTGCTCTGGAGGGTACTTGAAACAAAACAAGACTCCTTTTTCTTTTAGTTACTGCAATGCAGCCCCTAACCCAGCAGATTCTACCTCGATTATATGCTGGTAGATTCATATaatcaggaacatgggaacaggagtaggccattcagccccttgagcatgttccatcattcaattagatcatggctgacctgtatcttaactccatttacctcccttagctccatatcccttgatacccttgcctaacaaaaatatgttgttctcagtcttgaaaatttaaattgacctagcctcaacagccttttgggggagagttcagatttacactaccctttgtatgacaaggtgcttcctgatttccctcctaaatgccctagctctaattttaagattatgttccaTCATTCTTGATTCTCCCATTGGTGATTCTAGCTCCAACAATCCTAAATTAAGTCTGATGAAACCATCCATCCCGTAGAAAACGTGACTCCATATTTGAGCCCTGGGTAGACTGAGTTTCATCCCAGGGTGGCCTGTCACTCAGAGCTTCGTACCTCAGTCTAGGTTCACTGTCGGCATACTGGGCCACTGTACAAAAGTAGCACCGTCGGTTATAATCCCTCATTCAAACCCAATTAAAGCTCTGCATTTCTCAGATATATTCCTCTGCTCTCGCTGGGACCTGGCTGTGCCACATAGTGGGAAGGAATTCCTATCAGCTGGGTTATatcacaaaagaaagactgtgtTCCTAGCATGGCATATTAAAGTGCCGCCTGAGAGGGAGTTTCCCGCCACCTCAGGAAGAGAAGTTTGTCCCGTCTCACTTGTTCCACACCAAAAGTGGTTCCTTTTGGCCAGTTGTGGAATGGGACTAACAATCCGGGACAGGTCTGTGTCCCACATCCTTTTCTGATCCTTGAATAACAAATTACTTTTTTTAAGTAGTTGGCCAAGAAGGGAtgtaaaaaaaacaggaaataaaatgggaatttaaaatataaaaagcACATCTGCATTCGAAGTCTCACTGTGCAGCAGCCAGTGTGTAAACTGATATTCTGAGGTTATTTTAGTAAAGTCGCTGGATCACTGAAAATTAATTACAACCATATCAATGCAGACAGTTCCTAATGTTTGGAGAGTATAAGGGATAGGGTGATAGCAGTAATATCCTACCATTGTGAATATTAATCAGGGTCTGACTGAAACTGACTGGGTTCTTTCTACAAATGTGACCAGGGTCTGTCTTAAACTGACTCGGTTCTATTTAGAACTGTGACTATCAAACACGGACTAGGTCCAGATGATTCATGTAACCAACATCTGTCTGATACAGGCTAAGTCCAGTTTCTAAATGTGACCAGTTTTGGAAATTTTTTCAaagttgaaggcactatataaatgcaagttgttgttgatacagACTTGGTTCTGTTTCTAAATGTGATTAGGGTCTGTCCAATACTGTCTAGGTCCAAGTTATACAGCCAGTAAATATTCAAATGCATGTTATTACTAAAGATGTAGTCCTGAACTTGTGATGGGTTCTTGTAATCTGTGAGTTTTGATAACATATCAGTCTTTGATATGCTCAGAGAGATGAAGTGGCCATGGAAATTGGGGTGGTATTCTCTTTTCTGCCCCTCGTGTAGGATTTATTTAACCCTTGGAAACAATGATATTTTATTAGATTGAATCGAAATCAGCTGAAAGGGCAGCTTGTGAGTTTTTAAAAGGTTAACCCTTTACGTTCAGAAATCGCACTGTGCTGCCTCTTTAATCAGAGCAGATGGTACTTGAGTGGAGAAGTGTGTGAATATTACTCCTGACTTAAATAGTCTAAACTTAAAACAGCTTttagaggcttacaatgttgatgAGGTTTAGGATGATTCAATTGCAGCTGCTGGTTTAGTTCATGCACTACTCAGACAGATAGCTGGTGCTGTGAAGCCTTCGGAAGTGCAGGCTGCTCATCTTCAATGTAAAAATGGAGTTGTCACAATTCAGATTAAGTGTTTTAAGCATATAAAAGAACGTGGTGTCAAAGTAAAGCATCTTGCTGGTCACTTTGTCCAATGCctagttttattttgtacaggGAGGTGTAATCGGCAATGATCTGCCCAGCTGCACTCAAAACAGCATTACACTGCTGACCAGGTCTGCTGCTACTGTTGGATTATTGTCTTAGTATAAAACGGAGAGCTGTCATGTTGCAAGGGAGATTCCACCAGCTACATGTAGTTTCTGACTGTTGTGGCCCAAATCCTCTGTGGGGGCATTCAATGCGGAGGGAGTTCCAGGGAAAAGGCTATTCCACCACCCGAGTCCACCTAAAACCACTTCTCGGGTATAGTGAAACTGCTCCTTTAAGAAGACTGTGTAAAGCATGTAGTTCAGAGGGAACAAAACAAATATTTTACTAAGATTATGGTTGGTATATTGAAAATAATGCAGCAATTTAAATTTAGACTCTGACATTTCTACTGGTTTGACACTTGCAGTGGAGGAATAATGAGGCAGTAAAGCAACATACCGAAATGAAGAATGAGCATTTGAAGAGAGAAGGGGACCATTAATCTGCTATTTATTATTGTGTATTGACTGTCAACCTTAAAGGGAGAATGTCTTCGTCTGTTCGTGTACCAATCCAGAATGTTAAATAGAGGATGATATCTGTGCAGTTACAGGTATCTCTCAGCCAGCTCTTGATTCAGTGGTTTTTATGTTTTAAAATTACTGTCAAAAACTACCTGAGGGGAGAGATTTGTCTAGCATGTCCCCCCACTTAACACCATGAACAGCTCCACTCACAAGCCTTATGAAATACAGTAATATCACTACACCAGACAAAGAAAGTTGAGAGATACTAATAAGTGTGCAGACAGTAGTGACAATCATGTGGCAATTCAGAGGACCAGAGTCCTCCATTAAACTTTACGCCTGTAATAAACTTCCATCAAAATCCATGTgcatgtttggggggggggaacatgccTTTTAAAATCTATATCGTAGCATGTATCCATTAATAGTGCAGTAGGGTGTGTAACCTCATGGACAATTAGACTGCTAATTCACATGACAGCTGGGTAACTGCTCCATTAACAGTaatttatcatttttttaaataaaaaagccAGGAAGCTTCCCACATAACACAGTGGATAAATGCATTACCTGGTGTGGTActaaccatacagaccaggagtccatGGTTCAGTACTCAGTCCATGCTGAGTGAACTGATCCCTTCCAGGCAGGACCAGTACAATTGGAAGTgggaaaatcaaccaggattcccGATCCTGATCACTCCCGCTGAGAGTGCGTTGAATTGTGGGCCTTGGCTGAGGGCAGGATGGAGCATAGCTGCGATACTCCCACAGtggaatagtctgctgacactcgctgtccaggctcacacatgaagaatggctgcattGGGATGCGATGGCTGctgctgggggggaggggcagcatTTAGGACTGGGCAATTGCACGGGATCTGAGTGGATCCAGTGAAAGGACCGAAGATCCCCTATGCAACAGTAATAGTTGATCCCCGTtcaatttacatagaatgtacagcacagaaacaggccattcggcccaaaaggtccatgccggtgtttatgctccacatgagcctcctattCCCtcatcatctaaccccatcagtatatccttctgttcctttctctcatGTGTTGATCtagtttctccttaaatgcatctatgctattcgccttaactactccttgtagcaagttccacattttaacactctctcggtaaagaagtttctcctgaattccctattagatttatttgtgactatcttgtatttatggcctctagttttggtctcccccccgccacaagtggaaacatcttcactacgtctaccctatcaaacccttttgtcAGCTATTTTTATATTACCTATTGCAAACTTGCCTTTCCACAGCCGTATGTGTGCGgatttgacaccagattaagtATCTGGTAGTATTTAATTTAATTGTCGAGTAAAATGTGGCACCTCAAACCGAACCTTGGCACAGGAACCTGTGAGGCAAATGTCGCTCCTGGCTGAACTGTACCCCGGCATGTATCGGTCTCTTCCGGAGAGGCAAGATGGATAAGGGCAGAAAATTTGTGAGGGCAAATGAATTGTGGAGGATGCTGTCATGTGTGCTTCCCCTTTTAAAACATCTCGCCGGGCCCCTTTCTTACTCCCCCCTTACCCACATACTGTCACATAGTAAGAGGACCATGCAAGATACAATTAGCTCTCATAAGGAGAACAAAAATGTTTGCATTTGCTCTCTTCTAAAGGGTGAGGCCtctgagaggaggagagaggttggCTCCAAAGAATGTGCAGGAATTATTATTTTGGCACCACAAAGCTCAGGCCATTTATGAGCATTTGGATGAGGCCCGGGGTTTAGTGACGTAAGCTGGGTGTTAACCCCTGATTCAGAGCACAGATGGGTGGTGGAGACCCAGTGTAGTAGTTTGACTTTAACCATACTTCCTCCTTGTAATTACAGGCTGAAAGCAATGTTGGGAGGATCAAATTATAGAGCAGTCGAAAGAATATAGGcagagcacagactgagaattacatattacattgaatttacagcacagaaacaggtcatttggctcaactggtctatgctggcgtttatgctccacatataaTGTATATAAATGTATCATAATATGTGTCTCCTTTATTCAGTTTACTAAAACACAACTGCAGTGTGCACATATTTAAGAATGTGCacagggagtgggggtggggtggtggagcGATATGATTTTGTAACGGATGCTTCTTTGGTGTAATTGATATGACTCGTGCTTGACTAACGTTGAGCTTTTTTTATTGAAAATCCCTTTGTTGTTAGTATGATTAGTATTCCTTTGTTAGCCAGTATGGTTTTTCTGGCTGTGTCGTAATGTGTGGatggtcactttaaaaaaaataattcttttaTCTGAATATCAAAGAGGCCGGTGTGTGGGATGAAGCCCTAAAATCTCTGTGGGTGAAACCACTCCGGAGTCCTGGGATCCCAGCACTTTTCCACCTTTAGTGAGGTCTTTTTAAAACTTTCTGACCTGATTTTGCCATGACAAGGAGTGAGTTGACAGCCTGGGGTTTTGTGTCTAGTGTGTTAAGCCATCTCATGTATAGTGGAGATCCTCTTTTTTATTTTATTGGCTACACCTactgaaatattttaaaatttgtatTACTTTTGTGAAATTTTCTCTCCTTGTCCCTTTGACCCTCTCCCATCCATCCCACCCTCGTCCAGGTGGGCTAATGGTGCAACCCATGTCGGCACCAACTCTGCCCCTGGTTGACTCAGTGCAAGATAGATCATGTGATGTGGAAGGCTTCGTCCATCCAGTTCCCCGTCACAACATCCAACCtcctcttgaatgattccagggtttttgtctcCACAATCCtgcccagaagtccattccatgtgttcttCACTCTTTGGATGAGGAAGAACTTACTGACATCACCAGCTGTGCTCCCTTGTCCTACAGTCATGTTTAGTTTGAATTGGTGTTCAAGAATTACCTTCATCTCTTCCTATCGTAAACGCGCCTATAACATGCTCTGAAGATTGAAGAGCACGGTTTTCTCCAGTTTTTTCTTCATAATTCAAACCTCCGGCACTAGGATTCAAACTTGTGGCTCCTCTCCGTGGGACTTTCTTTTCTGTCCTGGAGCTTTCCTGAGGTCTGGCCCACAAGAGACCTAGATAAAACTGGCTAAACTGCATCACCCCAGGGCTACTCTAGACTGCAACTGGAATTCCCATCTCGCCTCCGAGGACAATTTCTTGTGGTCACTGTGCGTCAGTGACATCGCGAACATAGCGGGAAGTTTTCTTACGTTTGCTATTTCTAGCAAAAGCACTTTAAAGGAGCTTGCTTATAATTTTACTAGAAATAGTTTTCCAATGTCTCTATTGTACAATGATTATTGAAAGTCCTCCCATAATTAACTATCTGCCCCTTCCATTTTGGATTCTCCAGGCCTTTTTTAATGGGCCTAACATTTTGTTACATTCTCCCCTTGTGCAGCTGAGATATTAAAGCTGTTATCAGTCTTCCCCATACACCCCACAGCAttgagttctttctttaatggggaGTGTAAGTTTTTATTTAAATATCGGTCAGAGGACGTTTTATGTCAAGTCCAAATGTGATATTTCTTGTATTCTTCACAATTGTACAGCATCTCTCTCATGCACCTTACTTTTTGTTAATATGTTTTAAAGGAGATCTGAATTATTGTATTAAAATATTGGAGGCTTTATCAAACTAAAAAAAAGTCATGTATGCAAATAAAATTGAAGACACTTCTTTTGTCTATCTTGAATTGTTGACATGGTCTGAGTTAAGGATACAGTAGTGGAGTTCAAGGCCCTGCTGGAGCAAGGGTTGGGATGCATGTTTgaactgtaatccccacacagcTATAACCAGTTCCCAGTTCCATGGGGAGccaaccccctccaccccaccctttCCCATACCCACATCTTAACATCTGGTTACAGAGTAGCAGTGGCAAGAGGCTCAGGACCAGGCTgcctagtttttttaattcgttctcaggatttgggcatcgctagcaaagcctgcatttattgcccgtccctagtcgcccttgagatggtgttggtgagtcgccttcttaaaTCGGTGTAGTCCATGTGTGGGATGGTGCCTGGCATaaggggaagaaagagagggacggggagaaaaTCTTACACAAGAAAAATGGAAGTGCTAATGTCAGCCGGGGCAGTGATTGTGGTGCTactattggcctcagtgccctgggttaGGCAGGGATAAATCAGCCAGCATTTCTGCTCCTTATCACTATCCAGtggccctgctggaagtgtgaatGTGTCTATgtgaagtgaggacaggatcaggtgtggCCCCTGTGATTGAATAGcctggtacataggaacaggagtaggccattcagcccctcgagcctgcgccaccatttgataagaacatggctgatctgtgatctagctccatatacctgcctttggcccatatcccttaatacctttggttgccaaaaagctatctatctcagatttaaatttagcaattgagctagcatcaattgccatttgcggaagagagttctaaacttctaccaccctttgtgtgtagaaatgttttctaatctcactcctgaaaggtctggctctaatttttagactgtgccccctactcctagaatccccaaccagcggaaatagtttctctctatccaccctatctgttccccttaatatcttataaacttcgatcagatcaccccttaaccttcgaaactctagagaatacaaccccaatttgtgtaatctctcatcataatttaacccttgaagtccgggtatcgttctagtaaacctacgctgcactccctccaaggccaatatgtccttccgaaggtgcggtgcccagaactgctcacagtgctccaggtgcggtctaaccagggttttgtatagctgcagcataacttctgcccccttgtattccagtcctctagatataaaggccagcattccattagccttattgattattttctgcacctgttcatgacacttcaatgatctagtAATGTCCATTGTCCAGGCTTGTACATGAAGAATGtctacttggatgaggtactgaggGCAATTTATGTCTGTGGAAATGTACCCAAGAAAGGGATCGATGGCTTCAGACGTGAAAACAGGTGGGTGGAAATAAAAGAATGAGTTGTATTAGTGTGAGAGGTTTGTCAGTGGATTCTCTTAAAAGGTTAATTCCCTCTGCACAAAGATGGGATTATTATTCAGGAATCTCTGTTTTCTGCACACCTGCATTATTGGGTGCATTAGTGCAAAGCCGTGCTAATGGATCCAGTGAGCACGCAGCTCCAAGAGTGCTGCTAACAAGGTGAACAGCCACGTATGCATCATAATCAATAAGTAGTGGGAAAGTGCAGCTAGCCTTTGAGTGGGGTTATTTGCTAGTGGGAGCAAGGTGAACCAAGGAACTCCACTTTACAAGTGAGGTCCTGGGACAGATTATGGGTGGTGTGAGGGATCCTTGGGTTCCCCAAATAGGTCAGAAGGGCACAAGTATCCAGAGGTCtaatacaaaaacaacaacaatttgcatttatatagcgcctttaatgtagtaaaatgttccaaggtggttcacgagcgttatcaaacaaatttgacaccgagccacacacggagatattaggaacagtgacaaaaagcttggtcaaagaggtaggttttaaggagcgtcttaaaagaagagagcgaagtggagaggtttagggagagaattctagagcttagggcctcagcagctgaaggcacggccgccaatgttggagtgattaaaaccggggatgcgcaagaggccagaattggaggaaagcagagatctcggagggttttaggactggaagaggttacagagataaggagggacgGGGCCATAGagtgatttgaagacaaggatgagaattttaaaattgaggcattgtcgaaccaggagccaatgtaggacagcgagTACAGGAgtcatgggtgaacgggacttggtgcgagttaggatacgggcagcagagttttggatgaactcaagtttatggagggtggtagatgggaagccagccaggagagccttTAGGCAAATACCAATGTGCTTATCACCCGCTGTACGTGGAGGGATGTGAATAGGAAGATCTATGATTTCAAGAAGAGTACCAAGTTAAGCAATGTCCGTGAGTGCTTGGCAATTACTCGGACTGCAAGAACTCCCTACCCCAGGAGATCTCGAGTGTCGGTTCGACTGCCTGAGTGGGCTCACTGATGAGCATTGTTAAGGCTGATGTATCCAGTTACTTGATGCAAGTACAAAGTAAAAAGGAAGATATTTGAAAAAGATTACAGAAGATTAGGGGAAAAAAAGAAGAAAGAAGTAGCAGGTTTAATGAATGCTGAATGTAGCAAAATACAGGTAGTACTGAGTATAGGAGGCAATTTAGTCACTTTTTTAGAACTTCACCTAGTAAGTTACCTCACATTTCCTTCTAATATATCTTTTTGATTACACcactgtgaggtgctttgggacattgtttctatgttaaaggtactgcATAAATGTACGTTGCTGTTGTATAAAACAGTGGCATTGGTCTCATCTGGTAAGTGTCCCACCATTCAGTGCATACTGTTATTTTCATTACAGCATAAATCTGCATTCAGCGTATGCCACATGCAGCAAGCTGGAGGCAACAAGCACCAAATGAAACCCTTCACCCTCCATGAGGAGACCACCATCAAAGTCACTGACTGGAAGCCTGTCTATGGCTTGGGGGATACTGAGTTAGTGGAGATGACAGTGCTTTCGATTTGTATAATGATCACAAGATGACAGAGTAATAACGGAAGAGGAAGATTATTTGGCCCAGCTTAATTCATCCATGCAGAGAGATCCTGAAGTCTCCCCATTTCAACATTCAGTTGTTTCTGAAATTattccagagtttttttttatttgttcatgggatgtgggcgtcgctggcgaggccggcatttattgcccatccctgattgccctccaCTACTTTATCTGGGAATCTACTCCATGTAATGATCACTCTTtgttgaagaagaatttcctaatagcagtcctaaatttacctttttacTCTTTTGAATCgatgtccccttgtccttctcccaatGTTTAATTTAAAGTTATGGTCCTGATTTACCCGTTCCACCTCCTTAACTATTTTATACATCTCTCTATAAGATCCCTTCTCAGGTGCCTCCTTTCTAGGCTGATAAGCCCATGTTGCTCCAGTCCTTCCCCACAATGCAGACCTTTGACACTGCAGATCGGCCTTAAGGCTCTCCTCTGGACTGCCTTCAGTGCTTGACTGTTTCCCTTGAGTGTCGGAGAGCAGAACTGAGTGCAGTACTCATGGTGCAGTCAACGTTTTCTtcgtgacttcctctgacttgtaatgTGCTGTTTTAGATATGTACTTCACCATTCTAttgactttgttgattgctgttctgcattCATTAGGAGATATTGAGTATCATGTCTACTACTAAGACTACTAGATCTATTTCAGCTTGATCAATGGCCATTTCAAAACCATTATTGAgtacatgtatttttttttttatttctacaTAGAGTACTTCACATTGTCTGCATTAAATctaatctgccattgttctgcctactcacatattttgtccaactcactgtgtagtttctgagctgcctcctccgATTCCACTGCCTCTCCCAATTCATTTTAATCTGAAAATTTACCAATTTTGATTGAGTTTCTGATTTTAGGTCACTTATGTAAATTAGAAGCAAAAGTGGCCTCAACACAGAGCCCGGGGGCACCACGCTCagtacttcccccaccccccaccctctccctccccccccccactctaacATAACTCTTCATTTTCTACCTTCGGACGGTTTCTTATCTATACTCAGCATTTATCCTGAATCACCGTAGCTTTCAGTTACGTAGAATTATCCCCCACACTAGCAGCAGCATGTGCCTGCCTTGTTC comes from the Heptranchias perlo isolate sHepPer1 chromosome 12, sHepPer1.hap1, whole genome shotgun sequence genome and includes:
- the fjx1 gene encoding four-jointed box protein 1, producing the protein MRVLLPALALLSLLGLLGFSLEPGGKPLGAVSSSAPAKAKSFRTLLAVSLSPEAGRRRRRRSRRSSAPRAQGRDWAPPPPPAGRSSRPLRGGTVQLADVVDRGVFWSDRVDRTPPAGFSELHVKRWQLKARSSRLVSLERGCGRMSNRLASFSDGTRACLRYGINPDQVLGETLSFYLSRLLGIRNVPALALSRVNTNAEQWLRVRQDVQGSQWADKTIVSLTEWISNLTDVVTPPSLRTERRRLHPLAEDLANVTGQEVLELVQWSDLILFDYLTANFDRLASNLLSLQWDSRVMERSTNNLHRTAKGALVFIDNEAGLVHGYRVLPMWDRYHESLLRMLCIFRKETARKIAELHKSQNAAGQLLDLYRASEPLAPQMGFLSEEHAQMVQSRTDRLYKHILQCKAKYSK